The following proteins are encoded in a genomic region of Hydrogenobacter hydrogenophilus:
- the sreC gene encoding dimethyl sulfoxide reductase anchor subunit family protein — protein sequence MHPPLSLIWFFLTAGTSIGLFTFTYLAELLSLYGFDTSLPRNMVMFSLVFSLILIGLGAVGASFHLGHKMRAWKAIKRFHTSWLSREAVFSGAYGFTLLLYGLSYYFGLNAFFVHLFGIITLILGWLSAFSTAMIYASNKFVLEWNTSLTVLYYLNMYLMLGSSAFLATTYHYKPQLVKPFLLITLFFVLLGLTFRIAFNIRQFFLKRPTLNEALNLPHNRPIKVLDTGTTTNNYCTEEFYYAKGKEILSFVIPIFYVVTFFVPISLLSYSLIKGNTSYSFYALTYASLVIGSALERWSFFVEGNHVQNLFYGLYPKEGYTLRKGYMERKKTKISI from the coding sequence ATGCACCCACCCCTTTCCCTAATATGGTTCTTTCTGACAGCGGGCACATCTATAGGGCTTTTCACATTTACCTACTTGGCGGAGCTTTTGTCTCTCTATGGCTTTGATACCTCTCTGCCAAGGAACATGGTTATGTTTTCCCTAGTGTTTTCCCTGATCCTTATAGGTTTGGGAGCTGTAGGTGCAAGCTTTCATCTCGGACATAAAATGAGAGCTTGGAAAGCCATAAAGAGATTCCATACTTCTTGGCTCTCTCGCGAAGCGGTCTTCAGCGGAGCTTACGGCTTTACTTTGCTTCTTTATGGACTTTCCTATTATTTTGGCCTTAATGCTTTCTTTGTTCATTTATTTGGGATAATTACTCTTATTTTGGGTTGGCTTTCTGCCTTTTCCACTGCTATGATATACGCTTCCAACAAGTTTGTACTTGAGTGGAACACATCTCTAACAGTGCTTTACTATCTTAACATGTATCTTATGCTGGGATCATCTGCTTTCCTTGCTACTACTTACCACTACAAACCTCAGCTTGTAAAACCTTTCCTTTTAATTACTCTTTTCTTTGTGCTTTTGGGACTTACCTTTAGGATAGCCTTTAACATAAGGCAGTTTTTCTTAAAGAGACCTACTCTAAATGAGGCTCTAAACTTACCACACAACAGACCTATAAAGGTTCTTGATACGGGCACGACCACTAATAACTACTGTACAGAGGAGTTCTACTACGCAAAAGGCAAGGAAATACTAAGCTTTGTCATTCCCATTTTTTATGTAGTTACCTTTTTTGTTCCCATCTCTTTACTTTCTTACTCTCTTATAAAAGGAAACACTTCTTACAGTTTTTATGCACTCACCTATGCCAGCTTAGTAATAGGAAGCGCTTTAGAAAGGTGGTCTTTCTTTGTGGAAGGAAATCACGTGCAAAACCTCTTTTACGGACTGTATCCAAAAGAGGGATACACTCTAAGAAAGGGCTATATGGAGAGGAAGAAAACCAAGATAAGTATATAA
- a CDS encoding IS110 family transposase: METLHVGVDVSKEKFNYAILRNGNKLKEDQQKIDYTGMHWIRGDIEVLRRQGEIVNIYIEQTGIYAIPLIKFFLESGYRVFLVDGGRFNQWIKLKGGKKTDKKDAENLALYGIAGLPTREIELKDLVIFELKQLITHRERLLKEINGTMNYLRQLVETEYPSLRYQPKTKLWRIVKNRQEQEYSTMMGFKALKWIIKEQRDKLLYLEEMLKDVEEAIEEFLKKYFKEDAEVLRSFGFRKTAGYLIATYGDITRFKNVKKFKKYMGLANAPAQSGKSEKERRTYNNKHIRKILYMYVVQNLRHENEVKRYYEKLIERGVKKKKKAIMKTASKVLEWIYYALKNKTLYDLSWLECLEEANNETQQKDIG, encoded by the coding sequence ATGGAAACCTTGCATGTAGGAGTAGACGTATCAAAGGAAAAGTTTAACTATGCAATACTAAGGAATGGAAACAAGCTAAAAGAAGACCAGCAAAAGATAGACTATACAGGCATGCATTGGATAAGAGGAGATATAGAAGTTTTAAGAAGACAAGGAGAAATTGTGAATATCTACATAGAACAAACAGGGATATACGCAATACCACTTATAAAGTTTTTCCTTGAAAGTGGCTACAGAGTATTTTTAGTAGATGGAGGAAGATTTAACCAGTGGATAAAACTAAAGGGAGGAAAGAAAACGGACAAAAAAGATGCAGAGAACTTAGCACTGTACGGAATAGCAGGATTACCAACAAGGGAGATTGAACTAAAGGACTTGGTAATTTTTGAACTGAAACAGCTAATCACACACAGGGAAAGACTGCTAAAGGAAATAAACGGAACTATGAACTATTTAAGACAGCTTGTAGAAACAGAATATCCAAGCCTAAGATACCAACCAAAGACAAAGCTATGGAGAATTGTAAAGAACAGGCAAGAACAGGAATACTCCACGATGATGGGATTTAAAGCCTTAAAGTGGATAATCAAGGAACAAAGGGACAAGCTTTTATACCTTGAGGAAATGCTAAAAGATGTAGAGGAAGCAATAGAGGAGTTTTTGAAGAAGTACTTTAAGGAAGATGCAGAAGTGTTAAGAAGTTTTGGCTTTAGGAAAACGGCAGGCTATCTGATTGCAACATACGGAGATATCACAAGGTTTAAAAATGTCAAGAAATTTAAAAAATATATGGGACTTGCAAACGCACCCGCACAGTCAGGAAAAAGTGAGAAAGAAAGAAGAACATACAATAACAAGCACATAAGGAAAATACTTTACATGTATGTAGTCCAAAACCTCAGACACGAGAACGAAGTAAAGAGATACTACGAAAAGCTGATAGAAAGAGGAGTAAAGAAGAAGAAGAAAGCAATAATGAAGACTGCCAGCAAGGTTTTAGAATGGATATACTACGCACTGAAAAACAAAACATTATACGATTTGTCATGGTTAGAATGCTTAGAGGAGGCAAACAATGAAACACAACAGAAAGACATTGGCTAA
- a CDS encoding HU family DNA-binding protein, with protein sequence MKHNRKTLAKIIAERLGMTKTETVEEIIKALIEEIRERVRKGERIELRGLASWKIRNGKVKVKNFIRN encoded by the coding sequence ATGAAACACAACAGAAAGACATTGGCTAAGATAATAGCTGAAAGGCTTGGAATGACAAAGACAGAGACAGTAGAGGAGATAATAAAAGCTTTGATAGAGGAGATAAGGGAAAGAGTGAGAAAAGGAGAGAGAATAGAACTAAGAGGATTAGCTTCATGGAAGATAAGAAACGGAAAAGTCAAAGTGAAAAACTTCATAAGGAACTGA
- a CDS encoding TM1812 family CRISPR-associated protein → MRKSLLVSFIGKAGKEEGGYKKTCYKFEDGFTYESSFFTVVMHAYLRKKENVKPDLLIVGTTGSTWSELFGLSESEEVFKVAQDLEKGFSNEKLKQMEKSLSESLGVSVKLLAIKDNPPQVLEICEEVLKVLSEVDYEEIFYAFLRFEHFDDLQKPKNFKIRTFYGFLEYTNKDGTKPAYELTQISQLLDTASALSLLMTTGDFRVYYEQMGKGDLAKEVYYRKLEELLKFHPSESQCYLHKKVNPLLCELRAEYLDESMVNRAKFFADKGQYLKAIVLLYEAFLVLICRKQNRHDCNKYNTREELRNTLRQRDKKFEFLSHLRNTIVHGSQPKGKYSGKIQRILCSEEEFRKVFKEYLDYYRQLKEEVIQ, encoded by the coding sequence ATGAGAAAAAGTCTCTTAGTGTCCTTTATAGGAAAGGCAGGGAAAGAGGAAGGAGGATACAAGAAAACGTGCTACAAGTTTGAGGATGGCTTTACATACGAAAGTTCCTTCTTTACGGTGGTCATGCATGCTTATTTAAGAAAGAAGGAAAATGTTAAACCAGACCTTCTGATAGTTGGCACAACTGGTTCCACCTGGAGTGAACTTTTTGGGCTTTCAGAAAGTGAAGAAGTTTTTAAGGTAGCACAGGATCTAGAGAAAGGTTTTAGCAATGAAAAGCTCAAACAGATGGAGAAGTCCCTTTCTGAAAGCCTTGGTGTGTCTGTAAAGCTTTTAGCTATTAAGGACAACCCACCCCAAGTACTTGAGATATGTGAAGAAGTTCTCAAAGTTCTAAGTGAAGTAGACTATGAAGAAATTTTTTATGCCTTTTTGCGTTTTGAGCACTTTGATGATTTACAAAAACCTAAAAACTTCAAAATAAGGACATTTTATGGTTTTCTTGAATACACCAACAAGGATGGAACCAAACCCGCTTATGAGCTCACCCAAATATCCCAACTTCTTGACACGGCAAGCGCACTATCCCTACTCATGACTACCGGTGATTTCAGAGTTTACTATGAACAGATGGGTAAAGGAGATCTTGCTAAGGAAGTCTATTACCGTAAGTTAGAAGAACTTCTTAAATTTCATCCTTCTGAATCTCAATGCTATCTTCATAAAAAAGTTAATCCCCTACTCTGCGAGTTAAGGGCAGAATACCTTGACGAAAGCATGGTAAATAGGGCTAAGTTTTTCGCAGACAAAGGACAGTACTTGAAAGCTATTGTCCTACTTTATGAGGCTTTTCTCGTTCTAATTTGCAGAAAGCAAAACAGGCATGACTGTAATAAATACAATACAAGAGAAGAACTAAGAAACACCCTTCGTCAAAGGGATAAAAAATTTGAATTCCTAAGCCACTTAAGAAATACCATAGTTCACGGTAGTCAGCCAAAAGGAAAGTATAGTGGAAAAATTCAGCGTATCTTGTGCTCTGAAGAAGAATTCAGAAAAGTTTTTAAAGAATACTTAGATTACTATCGTCAACTGAAAGAAGAGGTAATCCAATGA
- a CDS encoding glycosyltransferase family 9 protein has product MILFYRRGGLGDTLLTFPVLEILKKRGERIFAVGNTDYLKIAKEVGWIDEMHYEIPEGSFSRVIKVSVDGNVKPFPERRIWIVDHYLESLGLKDNYSDTLYLKPIRDNPFKGKAVIHPSSGSKAKNPPIELFLRIEEYLKRHGYQVIYFVGEADEWVKDFVSEFYQSTDPLEIAKALKEARLFIGNDSGISHLASYVGVPTFVFYGPTDPIVWRPIGRKVFQISLNLYCSPCFPNTCRERPCLNVEELFKSFVRTFETLMLNY; this is encoded by the coding sequence ATGATACTCTTTTACAGAAGGGGTGGACTTGGAGACACACTGCTCACCTTTCCAGTACTTGAGATACTCAAGAAAAGGGGCGAGCGTATATTTGCGGTAGGTAATACAGACTACCTAAAAATAGCCAAGGAGGTGGGGTGGATTGATGAGATGCACTACGAAATACCAGAAGGAAGCTTTAGCAGGGTCATAAAGGTGTCTGTGGATGGAAATGTAAAGCCTTTTCCAGAAAGGAGAATCTGGATAGTGGATCACTACCTTGAGAGCTTGGGATTGAAAGATAACTACTCTGACACACTATATCTAAAACCTATACGGGACAATCCCTTCAAAGGCAAGGCGGTTATACATCCTTCCAGCGGTTCAAAAGCCAAAAACCCCCCTATAGAGCTCTTTTTACGCATAGAAGAGTACCTAAAAAGACATGGTTATCAGGTTATTTACTTTGTAGGGGAAGCGGATGAGTGGGTAAAGGATTTTGTTTCTGAGTTTTACCAAAGCACAGACCCTCTTGAAATAGCTAAAGCACTAAAAGAAGCCAGACTATTTATAGGAAACGACAGTGGTATATCTCATTTAGCTTCTTATGTAGGTGTTCCAACTTTTGTTTTCTACGGTCCCACAGACCCTATAGTTTGGAGACCTATAGGCAGAAAGGTATTTCAAATAAGCTTAAACCTCTACTGCAGTCCTTGCTTTCCCAACACCTGCAGGGAAAGACCTTGTTTAAATGTGGAAGAACTTTTTAAAAGCTTTGTCAGAACCTTTGAGACCCTAATGTTAAACTATTAA